The Suncus etruscus isolate mSunEtr1 chromosome 14, mSunEtr1.pri.cur, whole genome shotgun sequence genome contains a region encoding:
- the CDH15 gene encoding cadherin-15 isoform X2 codes for MDLILLLVLGLLVQSPGLSWGAPGLGVPDTLYPWRHAPTQSRMRRAWVIPPISVSENYKRLPYPLVQIKSDKQPLGGVIYSIQGPGVDEEPRGLFSIDKFSGRVFLNAVLDRELTDRFRLRAFALDLGGSALEEPTDLEIVVVDQNDNRPVFRQQLFTGHVQEGAVPGTFVTRAEATDADDPETDNAVLRYSILEQGAPQLFSIDEVSGEIRTVQVGLDREGVAVYNLTLQVADMSGDGLTATASAIITLEDINDNAPSFTREEFSMQATEAISGVDLGRLEVEDKDLPGSPNWVARFTILEGDPDRQFAIRTDPKTNEGVLSVVKPLDYESREQYHLRVGVQNEAPLQVATPRAERSQARVSVRVLDVNEPPVFHENPLRTSLAEGAAPGTFVATFSAQDPDMNQLQRLRYTKDYDPGDWLQVDGATGHIQTQRELSPHSPFLQGGWYRAIILVEDDASPPNTATGTLSIEILEVNDHAPELAPAGGSLCSAPDLGAGLLLGATDEDLPPHGAPFHFQLSPRMPGLAQNWTLSQINMSHARLQLRHQVQEGLHRLSLLLRDSGQPPQQREQPLNVSVCHCSQDGTCLPGASALRADGAGISLAALVVVLASLILLLILSLVAAFLARSRQRSWDKVALNGLRDDLRDNILNYDEQGGGEEDQDAYDMDQLCHPAGLRALSVRLGRPLLRWDAPSNCGHPQPRHVLPADPAAIQDFINEGLHAADSDPSVPPYDTALIYDYEGDGSVAGTLSSILSSHGDEDQDYSCLRDWGPRFARLADLYGPT; via the exons agcccaggcctgtcctgggggGCCCCTGGACTGGGCGTGCCGGACACCTTGTACCCTTGGCGCCACGCACCCACGCAGAGCCGCATGCGCAGAGCCTGGGTCATTCCACCCATCAGCGTGTCGGAGAACTACAAGCGCCTGCCGTACCCCCTGGTGCAG ATCAAGTCGGACAAGCAGCCCCTGGGTGGAGTCATCTACAGCATCCAGGGCCCTGGCGTGGATGAAGAGCCGCGCGGCCTGTTCTCCATCGACAAGTTCTCGGGGCGggtattcctgaatgcagtgctGGACCGGGAGCTGACGGACCGCTTCAGG CTCAGGGCCTTTGCTCTGGACCTGGGCGGCTCTGCCCTGGAGGAGCCTACGGACCTAGAGATCGTAGTTGTGGACCAGAATGACAATAGGCCAGTCTTTCGCCAGCAGCTGTTCACAGGCCACGTGCAGGAGGGTGCTGTCCCAG GCACCTTTGTGACCAGAGCTGAAGCCACAGATGCAGACGACCCTGAGACCGACAATGCGGTGCTGCGTTACTCCATCCTCGAGCAGGGCGCCCCACAGCTCTTCAGCATTGATGAAGTCTCAGGGGAGATCCGAACTGTGCAAGTGGGGCTGGACCGCGAG GGGGTCGCTGTGTACAATCTGACTCTTCAGGTGGCAGACATGTCTGGGGATGGCCTCACGGCCACTGCCTCAGCCATCATAACCCTTGAGGACATTAATGACAATGCCCCAAGTTTCACCAGGGAAGAG TTCTCCATGCAGGCCACTGAGGCCATCAGCGGTGTGGACTTAGGGCGGCTGGAGGTGGAGGACAAGGACCTGCCTGGCTCCCCAAACTGGGTAGCTAGATTCACCATCCTGGAGGGGGACCCAGATAGGCAGTTCGCCATTCGCACGGACCCCAAGACTAATGAAGGCGTGTTGTCTGTGGTGAAG CCCCTGGACTATGAGAGCCGTGAGCAGTACCACCTCCGAGTCGGGGTGCAGAATGAGGCACCCCTTCAggtggccacacccagggctGAACGAAGCCAGGCCAGGGTCAGCGTGCGTGTGTTGGATGTGAATGAGCCCCCCGTGTTCCACGAGAATCCGCTGCGGACCAGCCTGGCTGAGGGCGCGGCCCCGGGGACTTTTGTGGCCACCTTCTCTGCTCAAGATCCTGATATGAACCAGCTGCAGAGACTTCG CTATACCAAGGACTATGATCCTGGAGACTGGCTACAAGTAGACGGGGCCACGGGCCACATTCAGACTCAGAGAGAGCTGAGCCCACATTCACCCTTCCTCCAGGGCGGATGGTACAGAGCTATCATACTGGTGGAGGATGATG CTTCCCCACCCAACACGGCCACTGGAACCCTGTCCATTGAGATCCTGGAGGTCAATGACCATGCACCTGAGCTGGCACCAGCAGGGGGCAGCCTGTGCAGTGCCCCTGATCTGGGTGCTGGCCTCCTTCTTGGGGCCACGGATGAGGACCTGCCCCCCCACGGAGCTCCTTTCCACTTCCAGCTGAGTCCCAGGATGCCAGGGCTGGCCCAGAACTGGACCCTCAGCCAGATTAACA TGAGCCATGCCCGTCTGCAGCTCCGGCACCAGGTCCAGGAGGGGTTGCACCGCCTCAGCCTACTGCTCCGGGACTCGGGGCAGCCCCCGCAACAGCGTGAGCAGCCCCTGAATGTGAGCGTGTGTCACTGCAGCCAGGATGGCACCTGCCTGCCTGGGGCCTCGGCGCTGCGGGCAGACGGCGCAGGCATCAGTTTGGCTGCCCTGGTGGTGGTGCTGGCCAGCCTCATCCTATTGCTCA TCCTCTCCCTAGTTGCTGCCTTCTTGGCCCGCTCCCGGCAGAGGTCGTGGGACAAGGTGGCTCTGAATGGACTCCGAGATGATCTTCGGGATAACATCCTCAACTATGACGAGCAGGGAGGCGGGGAGGAGGACCAG GATGCCTATGACATGGACCAGCTCTGCCACCCTGCTGGGCTCCGGGCCTTGAGTGTGCGCCTGGGACGGCCTCTACTCCGCTGGGATGCACCTTCCAACTGTGGGCACCCCCAGCCTAGACATGTGCTGCCTGCAGACCCTGCTGCCATCCAGGACTTCATCAATGAA GGCCTGCATGCTGCGGACTCGGACCCCAGTGTTCCCCCATACGACACGGCACTCATCTATGATTATGAGGGCGATGGCTCTGTGGCAGGGACGCTGAGCTCCATCCTGTCAAGCCATGGGGATGAGGACCAGGACTACAGCTGCCTACGGGACTGGGGGCCCCGCTTCGCTCGCCTGGCCGATCTGTACGGCCCAACGTGA
- the LOC126028389 gene encoding putative solute carrier family 22 member 31, with protein sequence MEREWRVLRSEGRFGRTRRLLAAASWLPCVALGLALGSEPLLTALPPHHCRPDPALLPPALRALRGPSLLDASVPRLGPDGGLSPCLLLRYSEPGPRARPNGTQPCTRGWHYALPAAGLLSSPVTQVGPALCPRPATRSRSAALLFPPHRPPLTLVLGLPRWEVEREGRLCCPLTLGPHPVSATISALHPPYCLWAE encoded by the exons ATGGAGCGCGAGTGGAGGGTGTTGCGCTCCGAGGGCCGCTTCGGCCGGACCCGGCGCCTGCTGGCTGCCGCCTCATGGCTGCCGTGCGTGGCACTGGGGCTGGCGCTGGGCTCGGAGCCGCTGCTCACCGCGCTGCCTCCGCATCACTGCCGCCCAGACCCTGCGCTGCTGCCCCCAGCGCTGCGCGCCCTGCGGGGACCCTCGCTGCTGGACGCCAGCGTGCCGCGCCTGGGGCCCGACGGGGGTCTGAGTCCCTGCCTGCTCCTGCGCTACTCGGAGCCCGGGCCCCGCGCCCGACCCAATGGCACGCAACCCTGCACGCGAGGCTGGCACTATGCGCTGCCTGCTGCTGGCCTGCTGAGTAGCCCTGTGACCCAGGTGGGACCTGCCCTCTGCCCTCGGCCCGCCACCCGCTCCCGCTCGGCTGCACTCCTATTCCCCCCTCACAGACCCCCACTCACTCTTGTTCTTGGGCTGCCAAG GTGGGAAGTAGAGCGGGAAGGACGTCTGTGCTGCCCCCTCACCCTGGGACCCCACCCCGTTTCAGCCACGATCTCTGCCCTACACCCTCCCTACTGCCTCTGGGCAGAGTGA
- the SLC22A31 gene encoding putative solute carrier family 22 member 31, with protein MLLTMCPHPQWNLVCEDRWKVPLQHTSHLLGWLLGCVVLGAACDWFGRRAVFLASLVGAAGLGASEALSSSFLALLVMRLLHGGALAGVFLALYVARLELCDIPHRLAFAMGARLFLVAGVLLLPGLALLAQDWRLLQTFTAMVMGLLMLLWGFPDLFPESVCWLLATGQLARARKILQHMAETSEVDPEDSSEEESSLATELGTQPSGAPQHHCLLLELWHTQVAWRNGLILAFSSLIAGGIRTSFLRGLTGSSSSFYLLYFLAAGLDAAATLLLLLTAERWGRRLLLLLSTLATGLTSLLLLAGIQYLPRWVTLLLSALGLLAAQALGALSCFLAAEVLPTVHRGAGFGLVLGAGFLGQTAAPLADIHGHGGFFLHHLLFATFSVLALLLVLLLPESRGRALPHSLQDADRLRRPSRHRDVLLLPMTGHQQTP; from the exons ATGCTCCTGACTATGTGTCCTCACCCACAGTGGAACCTTGTGTGCGAGGACAGATGGAAGGTGCCATTGCAGCACACAAGCCATCTCTTGGGCTGGCTGCTGGGCTGTGTGGTCCTGGGTGCAGCCTGTGACTG GTTTGGTCGCCGAGCTGTGTTTCTGGCCTCCCTGGTAGGTGCCGCAGGTCTGGGTGCCAGCGAGGCTCTGTCCAGCAGCTTCCTGGCCTTGCTGGTCATGAGGCTGCTGCATGGAGGTGCCCTGGCTGGTGTCTTCCTCGCCCTCTATGTGGCTC GTCTGGAGCTGTGTGACATCCCCCACCGTCTGGCCTTTGCTATGGGCGCTCGCCTTTTCCTGGTGGCCGGTGTCCTGCTGCTGCCCGGCCTGGCACTGCTAGCCCAGGACTGGCGCCTGCTGCAGACCTTCACTGCCATGGTGATGGGGCTCCTGATGCTCCTCTGGGG GTTTCCAGATCTATTCCCAGAATCTGTGTGCTGGCTGCTAGCCACAGGGCAGCTGGCCCGCGCCAGGAAGATCCTTCAGCACATGGCAGAAACCAGCGAGGTGGATCCAGAGGACAGCTCAGAGGAGGAGAGTTCCCTAGCCACCG AGCTGGGCACACAGCCTTCAGGGGCCCCACAGCACCACTGCCTGctgctggagctgtggcacacgCAGGTTGCCTGGAGGAACGGTCTTATCCTGGCCTTCAGTTC GCTGATCGCTGGGGGCATTCGCACCAGCTTCCTGCGTGGCCTGACAGGGTCATCGTCCAGCTTCTACCTGCTGTATTTCCTGGCAGCTGGCCTGGATGCAGCAGCcactctgctgctgctgctgactgCCGAGCGCTGGGGGCGGCGGCTGCTGCTTCTACTCAGCACCTTGGCCACAGGCCTGACATCTCTGCTGCTGCTCGCTGGGATCCAGT ACCTCCCTCGGTGGGTGACACTGCTTCTCTCCGCGCTGGGGCTTCTGGCCGCGCAGGCCCTGGGCGCCCTCAGCTGCTTCCTGGCAGCAGAAGTGCTCCCCACTGTGCACAG GGGCGCTGGGTTTGGTCTCGTGCTGGGTGCTGGTTTCCTGGGCCAAACAGCAGCGCCCCTTGCTGACATACATGGCCACGGAGGCTTCTTCCTGCACCACCTCCTATTTGCCACGTTCTCGGTGCTGGCGCTGCTCTTGGTCCTACTACTGCCCGAGAGCCGAGGGCGTGCCCTGCCCCACTCGTTGCAGGACGCAGACCGCCTACGCCGGCCGTCTCGACACCGGGATGTACTGCTACTGCCCATGACCGGCCACCAACAGACTCCATAG
- the CDH15 gene encoding cadherin-15 isoform X1, with protein sequence MDLILLLVLGLLVQQSPGLSWGAPGLGVPDTLYPWRHAPTQSRMRRAWVIPPISVSENYKRLPYPLVQIKSDKQPLGGVIYSIQGPGVDEEPRGLFSIDKFSGRVFLNAVLDRELTDRFRLRAFALDLGGSALEEPTDLEIVVVDQNDNRPVFRQQLFTGHVQEGAVPGTFVTRAEATDADDPETDNAVLRYSILEQGAPQLFSIDEVSGEIRTVQVGLDREGVAVYNLTLQVADMSGDGLTATASAIITLEDINDNAPSFTREEFSMQATEAISGVDLGRLEVEDKDLPGSPNWVARFTILEGDPDRQFAIRTDPKTNEGVLSVVKPLDYESREQYHLRVGVQNEAPLQVATPRAERSQARVSVRVLDVNEPPVFHENPLRTSLAEGAAPGTFVATFSAQDPDMNQLQRLRYTKDYDPGDWLQVDGATGHIQTQRELSPHSPFLQGGWYRAIILVEDDASPPNTATGTLSIEILEVNDHAPELAPAGGSLCSAPDLGAGLLLGATDEDLPPHGAPFHFQLSPRMPGLAQNWTLSQINMSHARLQLRHQVQEGLHRLSLLLRDSGQPPQQREQPLNVSVCHCSQDGTCLPGASALRADGAGISLAALVVVLASLILLLILSLVAAFLARSRQRSWDKVALNGLRDDLRDNILNYDEQGGGEEDQDAYDMDQLCHPAGLRALSVRLGRPLLRWDAPSNCGHPQPRHVLPADPAAIQDFINEGLHAADSDPSVPPYDTALIYDYEGDGSVAGTLSSILSSHGDEDQDYSCLRDWGPRFARLADLYGPT encoded by the exons CAgagcccaggcctgtcctgggggGCCCCTGGACTGGGCGTGCCGGACACCTTGTACCCTTGGCGCCACGCACCCACGCAGAGCCGCATGCGCAGAGCCTGGGTCATTCCACCCATCAGCGTGTCGGAGAACTACAAGCGCCTGCCGTACCCCCTGGTGCAG ATCAAGTCGGACAAGCAGCCCCTGGGTGGAGTCATCTACAGCATCCAGGGCCCTGGCGTGGATGAAGAGCCGCGCGGCCTGTTCTCCATCGACAAGTTCTCGGGGCGggtattcctgaatgcagtgctGGACCGGGAGCTGACGGACCGCTTCAGG CTCAGGGCCTTTGCTCTGGACCTGGGCGGCTCTGCCCTGGAGGAGCCTACGGACCTAGAGATCGTAGTTGTGGACCAGAATGACAATAGGCCAGTCTTTCGCCAGCAGCTGTTCACAGGCCACGTGCAGGAGGGTGCTGTCCCAG GCACCTTTGTGACCAGAGCTGAAGCCACAGATGCAGACGACCCTGAGACCGACAATGCGGTGCTGCGTTACTCCATCCTCGAGCAGGGCGCCCCACAGCTCTTCAGCATTGATGAAGTCTCAGGGGAGATCCGAACTGTGCAAGTGGGGCTGGACCGCGAG GGGGTCGCTGTGTACAATCTGACTCTTCAGGTGGCAGACATGTCTGGGGATGGCCTCACGGCCACTGCCTCAGCCATCATAACCCTTGAGGACATTAATGACAATGCCCCAAGTTTCACCAGGGAAGAG TTCTCCATGCAGGCCACTGAGGCCATCAGCGGTGTGGACTTAGGGCGGCTGGAGGTGGAGGACAAGGACCTGCCTGGCTCCCCAAACTGGGTAGCTAGATTCACCATCCTGGAGGGGGACCCAGATAGGCAGTTCGCCATTCGCACGGACCCCAAGACTAATGAAGGCGTGTTGTCTGTGGTGAAG CCCCTGGACTATGAGAGCCGTGAGCAGTACCACCTCCGAGTCGGGGTGCAGAATGAGGCACCCCTTCAggtggccacacccagggctGAACGAAGCCAGGCCAGGGTCAGCGTGCGTGTGTTGGATGTGAATGAGCCCCCCGTGTTCCACGAGAATCCGCTGCGGACCAGCCTGGCTGAGGGCGCGGCCCCGGGGACTTTTGTGGCCACCTTCTCTGCTCAAGATCCTGATATGAACCAGCTGCAGAGACTTCG CTATACCAAGGACTATGATCCTGGAGACTGGCTACAAGTAGACGGGGCCACGGGCCACATTCAGACTCAGAGAGAGCTGAGCCCACATTCACCCTTCCTCCAGGGCGGATGGTACAGAGCTATCATACTGGTGGAGGATGATG CTTCCCCACCCAACACGGCCACTGGAACCCTGTCCATTGAGATCCTGGAGGTCAATGACCATGCACCTGAGCTGGCACCAGCAGGGGGCAGCCTGTGCAGTGCCCCTGATCTGGGTGCTGGCCTCCTTCTTGGGGCCACGGATGAGGACCTGCCCCCCCACGGAGCTCCTTTCCACTTCCAGCTGAGTCCCAGGATGCCAGGGCTGGCCCAGAACTGGACCCTCAGCCAGATTAACA TGAGCCATGCCCGTCTGCAGCTCCGGCACCAGGTCCAGGAGGGGTTGCACCGCCTCAGCCTACTGCTCCGGGACTCGGGGCAGCCCCCGCAACAGCGTGAGCAGCCCCTGAATGTGAGCGTGTGTCACTGCAGCCAGGATGGCACCTGCCTGCCTGGGGCCTCGGCGCTGCGGGCAGACGGCGCAGGCATCAGTTTGGCTGCCCTGGTGGTGGTGCTGGCCAGCCTCATCCTATTGCTCA TCCTCTCCCTAGTTGCTGCCTTCTTGGCCCGCTCCCGGCAGAGGTCGTGGGACAAGGTGGCTCTGAATGGACTCCGAGATGATCTTCGGGATAACATCCTCAACTATGACGAGCAGGGAGGCGGGGAGGAGGACCAG GATGCCTATGACATGGACCAGCTCTGCCACCCTGCTGGGCTCCGGGCCTTGAGTGTGCGCCTGGGACGGCCTCTACTCCGCTGGGATGCACCTTCCAACTGTGGGCACCCCCAGCCTAGACATGTGCTGCCTGCAGACCCTGCTGCCATCCAGGACTTCATCAATGAA GGCCTGCATGCTGCGGACTCGGACCCCAGTGTTCCCCCATACGACACGGCACTCATCTATGATTATGAGGGCGATGGCTCTGTGGCAGGGACGCTGAGCTCCATCCTGTCAAGCCATGGGGATGAGGACCAGGACTACAGCTGCCTACGGGACTGGGGGCCCCGCTTCGCTCGCCTGGCCGATCTGTACGGCCCAACGTGA